The Punica granatum isolate Tunisia-2019 chromosome 4, ASM765513v2, whole genome shotgun sequence sequence TATTATGCTGAATTCAGAGAAGTTTCACctgtttctatttttttttaattacggcaatcaatttgtttcatttttgtGTTTAAACCCCAATTACAACAGGATGCCAAAAATGGGACGACTACTGGGGTATCGGCCCATGATAGGGCAACAACTATTCGTCTTCTTGCGTCAAAGGACTCGAAGCCCGAAGACTTCAACAGGCCCGGCCACATTTTCCCACTGATGTACCGTGAAGGTGGTGTTTTGAAACGGGCTGGGCACACCGAGGCTTCAGTCGATCTTGCTGTCTTAGCGGGCTTGGACCCAGTGGCAGTGCTCTGCGAGGTTGTGGATGATGATGGGTCCATGGCCCGATTGCCCAAGCTCCGAGAGTTTGCAAAGCGGGAGAACTTGAAGATTATCTCTATCGCTGATCTGATCCGGTAATTCTGCTCAATACTCAAGCAGACTTGTTGCTTATATTTGTTTCGTGGGGAACTGATTTGAAAAGCTTTACAAGTTTCCTTTGCTTTAACTTCTGTTTCAAAATAGTAATGAAAGATTCGTAGCTGATTAATGCTAGACCTGATCATTAGTATTGGCATCTTCTTTTATATCATGAAACAATGAGGTACATTTACATCCCATAAGTGTTCAATGGGGCAAGTTTGGTGCAGTTAGTTTCAATCTATTCCTATTCATACCCATAAAACATCGAACAGATGCATCTTTGATCATCTTCATATGCGACAGAAACCTTGACTAATGGAgtccttttatttttgttatgttcCTATATTAAAGTTCCATTGGGAATGACCTTCTACTggcattatttaatttataggTACCGGAGGAACAGAGATAAACTTGTCGAGCTTTCATCTGCTGCACGTTTACCCACTGTGTGGGGTGAATTCAAGGCCTACTGTTACAAGTCGGTCTTGGATGGAATTGAGCATGTTGCAATGGTCATGGTAAGCACTACTAAATAAACCCTAAAACCGTTGGAAATTGAAAGATAAATTCAAAAAGTGGTACATGATTTCTACTGTTGCTTAGATCACTGACAGTTGTCCTTTGTTGCTGCTTCTCGAAGGGCGATATAGGGGACGGTCAAGATGTGCTCGTGAGGGTTCACTCAGAGTGCCTCACTGGGGACATTTTCGGCTCCCGACGGTGCGACTGCGGGGACCAGTTGGCTCTTGCGATGCAGCAGATCCATGCTGCTGGGAGGGGGGTGGTGGTTTACCTCCGTGGCCACGAGGGGAGGGGCATCGGTCTGGGTCACAAGCTTCGTGCCTATAACCTGCAAGATGATGGGCGTGACACTGTGGAGGCAAATGTGGAGCTGGGACTCCCCGTCGACTCAAGAGAATACGGTATCGGTGCCCAGGTAATTTTCGATTTCCAGAAACAAGAAAACTGGTTCATGTTTTGGTTCCATTTGCTTGTTTTACAGGGTTCCATCCATCCTCCTGAAAGTAAGAAATTAGGAGGAAGGCACGAGCTTCACTTCGATAGCAGcaacataaaaaaattcactgATATATGGAATTCACCCGTGGTCTTTGATGCTAACAGATTCTCCGTGACCTGGGCGTCAGAACAATGAGGCTGATGACGAATAATCCCTCAAAGTATGTCGGGCTCAAGGGGTACGGGCTAACTGTTGCTGGGCGAGTCCCGCTCGTGACTCCAATCAATAAGGAGAACCAGAGATACTTGGAGACCAAGCGGGCCAAAATGGGCCATATCTATGGCATCGATTCTAATGGCCGCTTTAATCTCATTCGTGGCAACGGCAAGAGCAATGGCAAGCCCATGATTGAGAAGTCTCCCGAGGCTACACAATTGGCCAATTGAACTGGCAGGAGAGGAAAagaccgccatttctctccgGTGGTTGGAAGCGAGTTACAGCATCCGGAGGGGCTTTAGATTGTTGTCTTG is a genomic window containing:
- the LOC116204990 gene encoding bifunctional riboflavin biosynthesis protein RIBA 1, chloroplastic-like; the protein is MASLNVPCPSSPALSRIQTSRNSRLFGGQIRVNALQSGLSSDLGWIHSGTSLSFRTTVGCRTRTAVVSGNAEALAHISGFPVDNDEFDLDSPTEGFASIPEAIEDIRQGKLVLVVDDEDRENEGDLIMAAEKATPEAMAFIVKYGTGIICVSMKEDDLERLQIPLMVNQKQNEDKLRTAFTITVDAKNGTTTGVSAHDRATTIRLLASKDSKPEDFNRPGHIFPLMYREGGVLKRAGHTEASVDLAVLAGLDPVAVLCEVVDDDGSMARLPKLREFAKRENLKIISIADLIRYRRNRDKLVELSSAARLPTVWGEFKAYCYKSVLDGIEHVAMVMGDIGDGQDVLVRVHSECLTGDIFGSRRCDCGDQLALAMQQIHAAGRGVVVYLRGHEGRGIGLGHKLRAYNLQDDGRDTVEANVELGLPVDSREYGIGAQILRDLGVRTMRLMTNNPSKYVGLKGYGLTVAGRVPLVTPINKENQRYLETKRAKMGHIYGIDSNGRFNLIRGNGKSNGKPMIEKSPEATQLAN